Below is a window of Candidatus Hinthialibacter antarcticus DNA.
GTGTTTAACGGAGGGGAATTCAAAAATATTCAAAAACGGCGTATACGGTTGAGCGCAGAGAGACCGGGACGCAAGGGCCAACAGCAGCATGAATAACGTCCCGGTTCGGGTCATGGCGTTAATCCTCATCGTTGGCGTCGTCGTCTTTTTCGGCGCCGTATTCATGTAATTTTCGAATCAATGTACGTCGGCCTATGCCTAAGGCTTCGGCGGTTTTGGTGCGGTTGCCGTCATGGCGTTTGAGCGCATCGAGGATCACTTGTTTCTCAACGTCGGAGAGAGTGGCGTCGGCGTCGATGGATTGAAGCGCCGGGGCGTCGTCATCGTCATCGCCTCGAATTTCACGCGGCACGTTCTTGACTTCGATGACCTCGCCGCGCGTGAGCAACACCATGCTTTCGATGACGCCTTGCAGTTCGCGCACGTTGCCCGGCCATGCGTAGCGCTTGAGCCGCTCCATCGCCGCTTTGTCAATTTTGATGGCGCCTCTCTCATTTTCTTGCGCATAGCGTTGTACGAAAGTGTTGACCAGGAGGGGGATGTCATCCTGGCGTTCCCGCAATGACGGGGTGTCGATCGTAATCACTTTCAGGCGGTAGAATAAATCTTCACGAAATTCGCTTTTCTCAACCAATTCTTGCAGGCTGCGGTTGGTGGCGGCGATGATGCGAATATCGACGGAAATGGTTTCGCTGCCGCCGACGCGCTCAAATTGTTTTTCTTGCAAGACCCGTAACAGTTTTACTTGAATCGCCGGGCTGATTTCACTGATTTCATCGAGAAACAACGTCCCGCCGTCTGCGACCTCAAAGCGTCCTTTGCGTTGTTTGACGGCGCCGGTGAAGGCGCCGCGTTCATGACCGAACAGTTCGCTTTCTAACAAATTTTCCGAAAGCGCTGCGCAATGGATCGGGACAAACAGCCGGTCTTTACGTGGGCTGAGATCGTGTATCGCGCGCGCGACCAATTCTTTACCGGAGCCGGTCTCGCCGGTAATCAGCACCGTCGCTTTGCTGGGTGCGACCTGCTCAATGGTTTCCATCAAGTCCTGGATCGGTTTGCTTTGTCCGATGATGCCGCCGGCGCCGGGTTGGGATTTGCTGCTCTCGCGGTGATATTCGTTTTCTTGTTCAATGCGGCGCTTTTTTAAGACTTGCTCCAGCATGACGTCGAGCTCGTCGAGGTTCACTGGTTTGGTGAGATAGTTGTAGGCGCCGAGCCGCATGGCGCGAACCGCCATTTCGATGCTGCCGTACGCGGTTAGCATAATCACGTCGGTGTTGGGGCTGGCCGCTTTGGTTTTTTCTAATAACTCCATGCCGCCCATGTTGGGCATACGGATGTCGGAAATAAGAACGTCGTAGTCGCGTTTTTCAATCAGCTCGAGCGCTTCGACGCCGTCGGCGGCGAGGTCGACGCGGCGGCCTTCTTCCAGGATGGCTTTCTGCAAGCCCTCACGGGAATTGATTTCATCATCAGCAATTAAAATCGAATGAGGCATAGCGCTTTCTTTTCAATGTGAATTCAGAATGGCGTGTTGGTTCAGTGTATAAGAGGCGGAGACGAAATTAAAGCATATCGTTCGGGTCAACGTCTTGAACGATTCGGAACCCCGTCCGACGCTGCGAGAGAAATTTTTGCAACGGCTGGCTATTTAATAACGGACGAAAGGCGCGATAGTCGGTGCTTTTAATCGCCAACTGCCAGCGGTAATGGTCGCGCAGGCGGTACAAGGGCGCTTCGACCGGCGGCAGCAGCGTGACTTCGCGTTGTCCACGCAAGCCCTGCGAGAGAATTTCGTATAAGTCCCACGCTTTGCCGCGGGCGACGTCTTCGCTCTGGGCTTCGATGCGCCACAACACCAGGCGGGCGAACGGCGGGAAGCCAATCAAGCGGCGGTAACGAATTTCTTTTTCATAAAATGAATTGTAATCATGCTTGAGCGCAAATTGGATACTGTAATGGTCGGGGCTATAACTTTGGATGAACACTTCGCCCGCGTGCTGGCCTCTGCCGGAACGCCCCGCGACTTGGGTCAGCAATGTGAAGGTGCGTTCGGCGGCGCGAAAGTCTGGCAACGCCAGCGAGAAATCGGCGTTGATGATCCCAACCAAAGTCACGTTGGGGAAATCCAACCCTTTCGCAATCATTTGTGTGCCGACTAAGACGTCTGCTTCTCCGCGTCGAAATGGTGTGAGCAAGCGGTCATGGTCGCCCTTGCGCCGGGCGGCGTCGCGGTCGAGACGTATGACGCGAACGCCGGGGATGCGTTCTTCGAGTACATGCACAACTTTCTCGGTGCCGAACCCGCGCTGGCGCATGAATTTATCGGTGCAACTGGGGCAGTTGTCCGGCACGGCCTCGCGATAGTCGCAGTGGTGGCAAACCAACTGGTTGATGGAGCGGTGATACACCAGCGGAACACTGCAATTTTTGCAAGAGATAATATGACCGCAGTGGCTGCACGTCATCGTGGTCGAGAAGCCGCGTCTGTTTAAAAAAAGAATGGATTGCTGCTTGGCGTCGACCCGGTCCCAAAGCCCGCGCAATAATTCTTCGGAGAGAATCTCTTCTTCTTCCGGCCTGCCGCGCATGTCAACCAGGTTTACGTTCGGCATTCCATGTACGGCGATGCGCTCTTTAAGATGGAGAATGGTATATTTGTTCGCGCGCGCATTGTAGGTCGTTTCGACGGACGGCGTGGCAGTACCCAGAATGCACAACGCGCCCGCCAGTTTTGCGCGCACTACCGCCAGGTCGCGCGCCTGATAACGCGGGCTTGGGTCGGACTGTTTGTAAGAGCCTTCGTGTTCTTCATCAATAATGATTGCGCCCAAATCGGGCAGGGGAGCAAAAATGGCAGAACGCGCCCCCACCACGATGCGGCGGCGGCCTTCTTTGACCATACGCCATTCGTCAAAACGTTCGCCCTGGCCCAGTGAACTATGCAAGATGCCGACTTGATCGCCGAAGCGCGAGCGGAAGCGGTCCATGGTTTGGGGCGTCAGTGAAATTTCAGGGATCAAAACCAGCGCGGTTTTATTTTGTTGCAACAAGGTTTCGATGAGTTGCAGATAGACTTCGGTCTTGCCGCTGCCGGTGACGCCATGCAACAGAAATGGCTTGGCGTCTTGTTGTCCGATTGCGTTGCGCATCTCATCCAACGCGTGTTGCTGCTCGCTGGTCAACGCCATCGCCGTTGTCGGGCCGGATTGATACGAGAAGATTGGAATGCGCAGCGACTCGCGCGCTTGCAGCCTTACCAGGCCTTTGCGCTCGAGCGTTTTGATGGTCGAGGGCGAAACGCCCGCTTCGCGCGCAACGTCGTTTGGCGTCAGTAACGACTTTTGATTGATGAGAAACTCGATCACGCGGCGTTGCGGCTCGGTTGACGCCGCGTCGGGCAGGCTGTCGTCATGTTCGACTGACTCGTCAAGCAGTACGACTTTAATCATGCGCGGCTTGGCGTTGGGCGTGAACGGGTAGGCGACCGAAAAGGTTTCTCCCAAAGAGGCGAGATAGTAATCCGCCGCCCAGCGTAGGAAGACGAGCAACTCATCGCTGAATAGCGGCTCTTGGTCTATCAGACGCGTGATGGATTTGACGCCGGAAACGCCTTCGGGCGGCGTCGCCCGGTTGGCTGAAATAAACCCCAACGCATCGCGTCGGCCAAACGGCGCATAGACGCGGCAGCCGGGGCGCGCCTGAGCGCGTAGTTCGGCTGGGATTTCGTATGTAAACGCCTGCCGGGTTGGAATGGGAAACGCAACCTCGGCATACCGCAACTCGTTACTTGTCATAGAATCTATTTTCCAAAATTATTCATCACGGCTTGATGGCTGAGCCGTCGGGTGGGTTCTTTACCCATCATTTATTCACACGAGCCTATCGAAACGGCCTCGCTTGTATCTGCAGGCTTGGGTGCATCTCTCTTCGCTTCGGTGCGGGCTTTCAGGCCCTTTTGCACAGGCGCTTACAGAGACGCCCCCAAGCCTGCTATCGTTTGCTATTCTTATGTGCTTGCTACTAATCTAAGTCACTGGGTAGGGTGGGCTCGCGAGCGAAGCGAAGCAGCCCACCGGAAAAAACCGAACGCATTTCATCGTTTCGCGGCTCGGCGGGAAACCTCACTCTCCCCTAAAAAACTGCTGTCGGGCGGATTCTTACCCCACCGCATTGCTCAAGCGTTTGCCAAAGTATGTGCGGTATGCGCAACCGTAAGGCTCAGCGATAGATGCAGTGATGAAAACTCAGTCCGCACATAATTCTGGCAACCACTATTGATAGTCACTTTATATGTGTTTTTGATAGAATCGAGTGGAAGCCGCAAACTGGCGAGAACTTCTAAAGCTCAATCAAACGGTAAACTGAAAACGCGAGGTAGAAATGTAGGGTGAGTTCTTAGCCCAGTAAATTCACTGTCATCGAAATAAGAAATCGCTTTGCTCGCAATGACGCAGCCTAAGCGCTCGGCTTAAATCGGTCGATTGATGTCCTGGCGTAGGCGGCGCAATTGTTGCATGGCGTCCCACTCTGGCTTTAAGGTTTGGAACACCGATTGCGCGGCTTCCAAACGGGAAATCATGCTGTCCAGGCACTTTTCAATCATCAGCCATAGGGCTTCTGCGAATGGTACTGTGCTGCCGTCGTTGGGCGCTGCGCGTTCGGCGCGTAATGAGCACCGCGCCGTTTCGTAGGCTTCGACGTACATTTCGCTTGAGTAGAGGCTGTTGATTTCCATGAGCGTTTTGATGCGTCGCCAGGGCCAGTCCATCGTTTCAGACGCATCCTCAATTTCGTGATTCGCTAAGTCGTCGATTTGAGCCGCGCGCCAAACCAAGCCGGATATCCAGGCCGGGTTCGAACTGCCCGTTGTATTTTCTTCAATCATCCAAATAACGTCCGAGCCTGCCGGCGCATCGGTAAGGGCAGCGCTAAGGTCAAGTTTGAAGCCGCCCGTCGCGCTTGCATTCAGAGAGACTTCGCGGTTCCAAGTCGAATCTGTGGTAGAGCGAAAACGGCATTGATACGATGAATCAAGGCTCAAGCCCGCTAGACGCACAGGGCTTTCTGCCGGATACGCGGCGGTGCAAAAAAGAGGATGAAACGTCGGCAGGTCCGCTGCTGGAATATTGCGGCGCTGAGACGGGTATACCATACGCGCCGCAGAAGCGCCTCGATGGGCTGGGGCCGGAACCAGGCGGCCTGTCAGCGACTCAAGCGAGGTTTGGAGATTGCGCACTTCAGTTTGGACCGCATCGCTGGCGCAGTTGCCTAATTGATTGAGTAAGGTTTGGACTTGTTCGTACCAATTCAAATTTGACGCATTGCCTGCCCACTCTTCGATCAATGACAGGGTAGAGGGCTGTTTGAGCCAGGGCGTTTGGACGGCGCTAAAAAAGAGGTCTTGCGCATTGTGGATTGACGGAGTCTCGTCTGTATCCTCAATGAATGGCGCAGGCGTTTGCAAATCAGTAAGCGCCTGTTCAACCAGAGCCTGTAAGGTTTCGTTCTCAGGGGCGCTATGAGGGTTGGTACGGCGGGTATTCATTGTTAGTCACCTTTATATTTCGTCGCCGAAGATCAACGCAATCTGCTTTCGGCACTGGTTCCATAAATAATCGACGGTGCCGCGCGGCGCTTTAAGAATCTCGCCAATTTCAGCGTTTGTCTTGCCTTCCGCTTTGAGACGGGCGAGTTCGTCGCACCGGATTTCTTTGTCCTTATAGGTAATCGTTATGGTCTTAAGCACAGCTAGAATTCGTTCCAAATCGTGCGAATCGCGCCAATCGTCGGTCTGGCGGGCGGAATGAGACACCAATTCTTCCGACGACATATCATCCAGGTTTTTTCCGGTGTGGTAGACGCCTAACGCCTGGGTGGGATTAAATTCGCCGTCAGTTTGTTGGCCTGTTTCCGCTGTAGACGGCTCGATATGGATATGTTTGCGTATGCGGTCGATGAGGCGGCGTTTCAGAATGTAGAAGATCGCGCTTTCGAAGCCAATATCGCACATCCAGGGCGGCATGAAGCGCTCAATTTCGCTGGTTGTGACGATACAATCGCCGGATTGGTTCGAGACGCAATGATACACCTGTTCCTGATAGTCCTTCATCAAGAGTGAGGCGCCGCGTCGGGTTTGAATTTTTGTCGATTTGAATTGCTGCAGGTTACAGGCGGGCGGCAGCACGTCTCCGAACAGTTGTTGGAAGCGGCTTTTTTCATTCTTTTCAAGCACAACTGGTTTGTGCGCGTCGTCGATCGAAATAACGATGACCTGATCTTCGGTAACTTGCGCCGCAATTTTATTTTCACTGGCGGAAAAGAACGGAGCGCGCCATTCATCCGAATGACTTCTTGAACAATACGGCGCCAACGAGTGCTTTGCGATCAATTCTTGGGTTTCTATCGACCAGATCGACAAGACCCGGTCAGAATGCAACAAGGCCAAGCGTTTTGTCTCGGCGTCAACGGAGGCGTGAGTGACCATTGATTGCTTCCAGCCGCGCATCCCTTCCGGGGGGAAGACAATCGGCTCGCTTTCGCCCGATTTCCATACGCGGGCGGAATGGTCAGACAGGCATTTCACGATTTCTTCGAGTGCGGCGCTATAGAGATCGCCCCGCACGGTTTCGGCGTCTAAGCCTGCCCGCTGGATCGAAGACGCATAGCGCTGGGCTGCGTGTCCTGAAGCGCGTTCTAACAATTGGCAATGACAATTCACGCCCTTCAATATTAAAGGCGCATGGTTGTCCGCGCGTGGGTCATAGAGGCGTTCTACGGTTTCGGGCGCATAAAAAAATGATGACGTTGCGGACGATGCAATGGTATCGAATTTCTTTTTTTGCGTGGCGGAATCGAGCGACTGGCGCTTGAGGTGATTGATCTTGCTGAATAGGCGTCGCGCCGCGCTGAAGGACGCTATGCGCCGCCAGTCGGTTTCATCTAAATCATCAATCGGGGAGTCTGAAACGGATTGATATGCACAGGCGGCTGTTTGCTTCAGCCAGACGGATTGTTGCGACTCATCGAACTGTGATTGAAGGGCGTCTTGTAAACACTGTTGAAAAAGGTCCATGCCTGCTTTTAGGTGAATCAAATTCATTTCAGGATGGGACGATCATAAAAGAGAGGAGCGTGGCTGGCAAGAAGCGCTGTTCGCTTCTCATCCGCCCAACCAACTTTTAAACGCCGACGAAAAATCTTCCATCATGGTTTTGACGCCGGAATCAGCGCCGCCGGATTTTTCTTGCGGCGGCTTATATTTGAGGTCGCTGTATTGAATCAAGATTCCAAGAAATCCACAGACGCTTTTAATCATGCCCGCTTCACCCTGAAGGTTCGTCAGGTGAGATGACAGGATTGTATTCAGGTTTTTTACATAATCGCGGGTAATGCGGGCCTCGAGTTTTGGCAGTTCCAGGCCTCGATTGTCTAACGCGTCAAACGCTTGTTTCAGCGCTTTGACAAAGGCGGCGTCGGTTTGTAATTTTTTCGCGTGGGGGCTCGAAGGCTCCGCGTTGATTAAGACGCCGAGATATTCATTAAAAATTCCAACCAGAGTTTGTTCGCATTCATAGACTTCGGCTTGCGCCTCCAGTAATTCTTGAATTGCTTGGATGTAATGGCCAACCATGTTCAACACTTGATCGTAGGTCGGCTTAACCTCTTCTTCGCTGCGCATATAGTTGATGAGTTCTTTTTTCGCGTGATAGGTTTGTATGGCGCGGTCGGGACATTTACCCTCAAGGCGGCGAAGAAGGTCGGAATATTTATTGCGCTGGGTGATTTGAAATTTTTCGTATCGACTGATGAATAGAAAGTAACTAATTTTTTTACAGCAGGATACAGAGTCAAGCGCATCTTGGTAGGTATCGTCATCAGAGGTTGTTATATAGGCGGGCAGCATTTCGTAGTCTTCAAACGGCTTGGTTTTCACGCCGCGCCGCCGATCTGCAAATAATCGGTTTTTTGCCGAGTTGCGGAAAACGATTTCGACATTCTCCATCACAAGAGGGCCATGCGGACACAGTTTGACCGATTCCTCTGGCGAGGGAGCGGGAACGTCTTTCTGGAGTTCCGCAGCGATGTCTTCTTTAACTTGTTTTGCTGCGTGAATGTACGCTTCCATTAGTATCCTTAAATCTAAAAACTTCTTTTATGTGTCTTTTTATTGTCCCAGAACTCATATCGGAAAACAAGCATTAATCGTTATATTAGTATAACTTAGGTTTGAAAGCATTATTTTTCAAGCTCATTATGTCAAGTATAATCTTTTGGCCGATGGTTGCTCAGAAAAAACAATATCATCCAAAATGAAGAGATTACTTTTAAGTGAGTGATTATCGCTTTTAATCGCGCGAAAGTTGTATATGACATTTCAGGGTTGATGAACCCTTGGAATACATGCTATCATTCGATAGATTAGTTGCTTTTTTTTGTGTTGCTCTGTAAATATTCCATCGGTTAACACCCTTGGATGTAATCTAAATTGGGAGGATGTACCTTATGAGAGCATCTCTATTGTTGCGAACAGGGATGCTGACTGGAATTTCCCTCTTTGTTATCACATCAATGTCAGCAGTACATGCGGACCGCGGTGGATATGCAGATCCACCAGGCGGATGGACGTTTGTAGAAGACTGGAATGGCGATATTCCACCTGCCGATGATTTGCCAGACGCCAAGTGGCAACACAATAATGGAAGCGATTCGTATTCGGGCAATGCGCATACAGAGGAATTTAATGAATTCGAAATATACATTGCACCGGACGTATTGGTTGGCGATGTCGTACGCATTGAGACGATTGCGGGCATTGGCGATACCGAAGATGGGGTAAACCCGGCTGCCGACGCATCCGTTTTACGCCTTGTAGACATCGGCGATCCGCGCGCTTTGGGTTTCAGCGACCCCAGCGACCGAAAAATCTTTTTCACCGGCCCGCTTCACGCGCCCGGCGAGTTGGATGCGGACCCGTTTGAAAATGGAGTCACGTTTATTGCGCGTCTTCGTATTTTTCCGATCTTTCCTGATCCAGACATTGGCGTCGGTCAAGATTTAGTCGACCTCGCCCTTGACCCTGATGGCGACGGCGAACCTAACGGTGATGGTTCGTTACGCTTTATTCCTGAAGCCTCAAACCGCGCCCATGTTGGGATTGGGTATGTTGATCCTGATGATGATTTAGTACGTGCATTGGTCGGCGTCGGCTATTATAATGCTGGCTCATTAGAAGTTTTAGTGAACGATGCTTCAACGGTTGCTGGAGACGCAACTGGTCGCGACGGCGATGAAAATGTTCCTGTCTTGTCAGACATCGACACGACTGCGTTTCACACGGTTTGGGTGAGTGCGAAGGTTTCAGACTCTGACCCGGGCGCGATTACTGTTCGCGCATTTGCCGATGGCAGCACTACGCCTGTTATTGCAACGATCTTGAGAAATGACGGCGCTGCGGCTGCGGCTGATCGCCCCAATGCTCAAGAAATGGGCGGCGACCAATGGACTGGCTTCAAACAGCTTGCCTTTAACATTGGCAGCGCGGGCACCAATGCGGCTGGCGGTTTTCAATTTGATTATATGTGCGCGACCTTAGCGGGCGCGTTTGATCCCCAAGCGGCAGGCGGTTCAGATGTTGCTGCATGGGAACTGTACTAAAGAAAATTGATTAAGATAGCGATGAAAGGGTGGGTGAGAAATCATCCGCCCTTTTTTTGTTTGTTGCTTTTATAGGGTTTGCCCTCCCGGCGGTCTATCCATGTGCAACAATCTTGCAATGCTTCGCTCGCACTGATAAAGCCCTTGATGCAACGAAACAAAAATATATCAGCCATGTAGGGGCGCAACATGTTGCGCCCGAATCCCCCTTGGCGCCTACGTCGCCTTCCCCCCTTAAAAAAGGGGGGCTTTCAACGGCAATTTTCTAATCCATCAAATCGGCGCTGGTTACCGTCGGCGCCCAATATTTTTCAACGTGATGAATAACCAGCCGGGTTCCAATGTTGTGATCGACATTCGGATACATGCGAGAGTTATACATCGTGTCGGTCATGTCGCGAACCAGAACGACGTTGCGACCCAGGCGCGTCTGCTGGCGGATTCCAAACGGGCGCCCTAACACGCACATGTTGGTATGTACGCCCATGAGGATGATGTTTTGAATGCCGCGCTGCGCAGTGAGGTTGAAGATTTCCTGCCCATCATCGCTGATCGCGTCTTGCGGGGCGATGGTCAATCCTGGATGCTGCATTGACCACGCGGTGTATTGTCGGCATTGCGGCTGGCAATCGCAACCGCCGTCGGAATCGTCGATGGGCAGCGGCGCTTCGTCGTCTAAATCAAGATGACACCAGCCTTGAATTTCGACGGGCGGTTGGATGTATTTTGCTTCCTGTGCGAGTTTGCGTTGCGGCAGGAGTTTATAGTGGTCGAGCGTCCCGCTGGGCGCATGGATGATGAACACGCCTTTGTCGCGTAGCGCTGAAATCAGGCGGTCCATCTTTGGTATGATGTCACCAACGCGCTGTGTCGCGCCGTTGCACCAATGTTTGTTCCACATATCACAGATGATGACGCAGGTTTTGTCGGGCGCCCAAGTGGTTTCATGTTCGATTGTTTGCCAAACGCCTTCGGCGCCTTCCGTCTGAGAACGCGCCGTGAATGTAAGCGCGTCTTCCGCCGCCGTATGCATCGTCGTCGCCAATGCGAAAATTGCTGTGATGAAGAGGGCAATCGTTTTTTTCATGGTGCAGCCTCTCGATTTTTTTCTGTTTTGTTATGCAATGGATAGGGTAGGATGAATCGTTTTAATTGCCTAGAGTCTATTTCAAAATTGAATGCCATTGTGTAAAGCGGTCTATATTGCAATCAGGCGTGTGTACATCACTGTTCGCTTCGGTGCGGGCTTGTCGCCCTCGTTGCACAGGCGCTCACAGAGATGCACACACGCCTGATTAGAATTGTAATGACGCGATCAAAAGATGTATGATGTCGAATCAATCTATTTTTTGGGAGAAGACGATGATGCGAACTTTCTATATTCAATCTACGGCTTTACTCACATTCATATTTGCCTTGGCGGCGTTTTCCGCAGACGCGCCGCCGCCGGTTCCGAAAGGGTTCAATTCTGAAACAGAAATGAAAACCGCCGCTTTGATGGGGATGTTAAAAGTGGTGGATGTGAAGAATGTCCCTATCCCCAAAAATGTGACGGAACACCTCGGTATTGAATATGGAAACGTAGACGGACGGTCTTTGAAGTTGGACCTGTATGTTCCTCAATCGACGAAGCCGACGCCGGGCATTCTATTCATTCACGGCGGCTCATGGTCGAAAGGCAAGCGCGGGGACATGAAATTTTACGCCGTCCATTTTGCGAAACTGGGCTACGCCGCCGCGACGATCTCGTATCGGTTGTCGGGCGAGGCGCCGTTTCCCGCAGCGGCGCAGGACGCAAAGTGCGCCATGCGTTGGATGCGTTCTCAAGCGAAGACCTATAACATTGATCCAAACCGTATTGCGGTAAGCGGCAATTCAGCGGGCGGACATTTATCGCTCATGCTTGGGTATTCGTCGGATGATCAATCGTTGGAAGGCGACGGCGGCCACGCGAAATTCAGCAGCAAACCGCAAGCCGTGATCGACTTTTACGGCCCGGTCGATTTGACGGGAGAAGACGCCGTAGACAATGGCTTCGTCCACAAGTTTATGGGCGGGACCATTGATGATGTTCGAGGAAATTATACAAAAGCGTCTCCCATTTCGCATCTGACTAAAGATGATCCTCCCACATTAATATTTCATGGAACCGTCGATAGCCTCGTGAACATTCGCCATGCCGACCATTTGGATAAACAGTTGCAGGCGCTTGGTATTGAACACGAATACGAGCGCTATGAAGGCTGGGGACATACCATGGATTTAGCGGCGGATGTGAACAAGCGCTGCGTCTATATCATGGAGAAATTTTTGGCGAAGCATTTGTAGTCGGTCATACAAATATAGGCAATCGCTGATGAGGGGATATGTAATTTAGCAAGCGTGGGTACATCTCTGTGCGCTTTGTCGCAGGCTCAATATTTGGCTTATTCAGGGGAGGGCGAACCTCCTGGTGAGCCGCATTAAAGAGATTACCTTTTGATATTTCGCGGCTCGGCGGGAGCCTCGCCCTCCCCTCGCTTGAACATGAGGCGAGTTCTTAATTTGGATCACCCGGTGCTTTGCATCGCCGCCGCGATTCCAGCCAAACTCAATAGCATGGCTTCGCGCCATGCGTCATTTTGTAATTCGCCGGACTCTTTTTCAGGATCGCATAAATCCATCAGCATGGCTTGGATGCGGTTGAGCGGTTCGACGATGGGGTTGCGTAACTGCACGGTGCGCTCGATGACGTTTGCGCGTTTTACTTCGTCGCTATCCTGGGTGATCTGGCTAATGCAATTGCGGGCGCGGTTGAATTCATCTTCGATCAAACCGTGGATGCGGTCTCCGATTTCTTTTGGTACGACGCGCGCGGCGTAAACCGCTGCGGTGGGCATGTGAGCGCGCAGCAATTCGAGGCGCGCATTGTTGACTAGCGCAGCGAAGAAGGGCCAGCGTTGAAACATCTCCTGCAAACGCCCCAAATGTTCAGGCGATTGGCTGATGTATGCGTCCAGCGCAGTCCCAATGCCGTACCAACCGGTAATCAAGTAGCGGGTTTGCACCCATGAAAATCCCCAGGGAATTGCGCGAAGATCGTCCATCCCTACCATGGAACCGCCGGTTCGCGAGACGGGCCGCGACGCGATGGGCAAACGGCTGATGTGTTTGATGGGCGTGGCTTGCACGTAAAACGTCCAGAAGTCGTCGTCTTGAATTAATGCGCGGTACGCCTCTTGAGAAGACGCCGCCATCATCGCCATCGCTTCGCGCCATTCGGTTTTGGGCGCATTTTCTTCTTGGCTGGAACAGCCGGAATGCAGCACCGCTCCGGCGATTTGCTCTAAGTGGCGATGCGCCATCGGGGCGAAACTATAGCGAAACGAAATGACTTCGCCTTGTTCGGTGAAGCGAATGCGTCCATTGACGCTATGAGGCGGCTGAGAGCGAATGGCAAGCGAGGCGCGTCCACCGCCCCGGCCTACCGTCCCGCCGCGACCGTGAAACAACCGCATGTCTACGGAGTGGTCGTGGCAGATGTTGGCCAGGCGTTCTTGCGCGTCATGCAACAGCCAGGTCGCCGACATATAGCCGCCGTCTTTGCTGCTGTCGGAATATCCCAGCATGATTTCTTGAAAGCGGTTGCGGGCTTCGAGCTGGCGTGAATAGGCTGGATTGTCAAACAGTTGCTTCATTAAACCGTCGCAGCGTTCGAGGTCTTCAATCGTTTCAAACAACGGGACGACATCGATATCGCTTTTCAGCGTCCAGTCGTCGCCATGATGGCTTTTGCGAACCAGGCCGGCTTCTTTGGCCAAGACTAAGACTTCAAGCAAATTGCTGAGGGTGTGCGTCATGCTGATGATATACGTTGACGCGGCCTCTTTTGAAAACATGCGGTTGGCGCGGCGCATGACGCGAAATACATCCAAGACGT
It encodes the following:
- a CDS encoding isochorismatase family protein; its protein translation is MKKTIALFITAIFALATTMHTAAEDALTFTARSQTEGAEGVWQTIEHETTWAPDKTCVIICDMWNKHWCNGATQRVGDIIPKMDRLISALRDKGVFIIHAPSGTLDHYKLLPQRKLAQEAKYIQPPVEIQGWCHLDLDDEAPLPIDDSDGGCDCQPQCRQYTAWSMQHPGLTIAPQDAISDDGQEIFNLTAQRGIQNIILMGVHTNMCVLGRPFGIRQQTRLGRNVVLVRDMTDTMYNSRMYPNVDHNIGTRLVIHHVEKYWAPTVTSADLMD
- the priA gene encoding primosomal protein N'; the protein is MTSNELRYAEVAFPIPTRQAFTYEIPAELRAQARPGCRVYAPFGRRDALGFISANRATPPEGVSGVKSITRLIDQEPLFSDELLVFLRWAADYYLASLGETFSVAYPFTPNAKPRMIKVVLLDESVEHDDSLPDAASTEPQRRVIEFLINQKSLLTPNDVAREAGVSPSTIKTLERKGLVRLQARESLRIPIFSYQSGPTTAMALTSEQQHALDEMRNAIGQQDAKPFLLHGVTGSGKTEVYLQLIETLLQQNKTALVLIPEISLTPQTMDRFRSRFGDQVGILHSSLGQGERFDEWRMVKEGRRRIVVGARSAIFAPLPDLGAIIIDEEHEGSYKQSDPSPRYQARDLAVVRAKLAGALCILGTATPSVETTYNARANKYTILHLKERIAVHGMPNVNLVDMRGRPEEEEILSEELLRGLWDRVDAKQQSILFLNRRGFSTTMTCSHCGHIISCKNCSVPLVYHRSINQLVCHHCDYREAVPDNCPSCTDKFMRQRGFGTEKVVHVLEERIPGVRVIRLDRDAARRKGDHDRLLTPFRRGEADVLVGTQMIAKGLDFPNVTLVGIINADFSLALPDFRAAERTFTLLTQVAGRSGRGQHAGEVFIQSYSPDHYSIQFALKHDYNSFYEKEIRYRRLIGFPPFARLVLWRIEAQSEDVARGKAWDLYEILSQGLRGQREVTLLPPVEAPLYRLRDHYRWQLAIKSTDYRAFRPLLNSQPLQKFLSQRRTGFRIVQDVDPNDML
- a CDS encoding alpha/beta hydrolase, whose product is MMRTFYIQSTALLTFIFALAAFSADAPPPVPKGFNSETEMKTAALMGMLKVVDVKNVPIPKNVTEHLGIEYGNVDGRSLKLDLYVPQSTKPTPGILFIHGGSWSKGKRGDMKFYAVHFAKLGYAAATISYRLSGEAPFPAAAQDAKCAMRWMRSQAKTYNIDPNRIAVSGNSAGGHLSLMLGYSSDDQSLEGDGGHAKFSSKPQAVIDFYGPVDLTGEDAVDNGFVHKFMGGTIDDVRGNYTKASPISHLTKDDPPTLIFHGTVDSLVNIRHADHLDKQLQALGIEHEYERYEGWGHTMDLAADVNKRCVYIMEKFLAKHL
- a CDS encoding sigma-54 dependent transcriptional regulator, giving the protein MPHSILIADDEINSREGLQKAILEEGRRVDLAADGVEALELIEKRDYDVLISDIRMPNMGGMELLEKTKAASPNTDVIMLTAYGSIEMAVRAMRLGAYNYLTKPVNLDELDVMLEQVLKKRRIEQENEYHRESSKSQPGAGGIIGQSKPIQDLMETIEQVAPSKATVLITGETGSGKELVARAIHDLSPRKDRLFVPIHCAALSENLLESELFGHERGAFTGAVKQRKGRFEVADGGTLFLDEISEISPAIQVKLLRVLQEKQFERVGGSETISVDIRIIAATNRSLQELVEKSEFREDLFYRLKVITIDTPSLRERQDDIPLLVNTFVQRYAQENERGAIKIDKAAMERLKRYAWPGNVRELQGVIESMVLLTRGEVIEVKNVPREIRGDDDDDAPALQSIDADATLSDVEKQVILDALKRHDGNRTKTAEALGIGRRTLIRKLHEYGAEKDDDANDED